A window of Rhododendron vialii isolate Sample 1 chromosome 11a, ASM3025357v1 genomic DNA:
ACCGTTGGTGTTTCTCTCAAGCCCCCATGCCCCTCAATTTTTGCTCTTTTTGTCCCATTTTGATATTTCCCCTTTGCTTCTGATATAAAACCTCTCTGCTATATAAGGTGAAGTTCTCGCGCGCTAGGAAATACAGTACTTTAGTCCAATGGTCAAGTACACGATGACTATAGTCAAACCGCGCGAAATTAGGTCAAAATCTCCACTTCAGTTGtacttcttttttcaatttctattaTTTCTCCACTGCTTTTTTCTGCTCGAATTAGGGTTAATACTGAACAGAAATTGCGATTTGGTTCATTTATCAACTCACGCCCTAGTTGAATTGTTCAAAGTCTGTAATTGATATTGCCACATGCTTATGTTTGGTTGCCGTAAAAAAGCGGACTAAAAAATGCGATTGATTGTTAAAGTCTGTATTGCTTAGTTACTATGGATTTTAATGTGTTGGTTACTTTGTTCATTTTAATGTTTTCATAAATCATATGTTCATTTTAATGGAGTCTAACATATTTGCTTATatgttactttttatttttagcaATAGGTGATATTTCCTTTCCCATCACCATCGTCTTTGATATCGCCGGAGTCTATTCGGTCGGCTATGCCTCCTCCGGATGGCgaaattgattttggaaggTATTTTCCTCATCGTTTAATATAATTTACATGGTTTTTTTGGAATAGTTGAACAAGATTTAATtagttgtaattttttgttaaattttgtagagatgtagaagaagaagaaaaagaagaagaagaagaggaggaggaggtaggGAGTGGAGACAATGAAGAAGAGGTATTGAGTGGTACTAAtgagacaacaaaaaattgtaaaCAGAGAATTGAGGAACCGAAGGTGCGAATGGAATTTGACACATCAAACGAAGCTTATGTGTATTACTTAAGATATGCTAAACAACAAGGATTTTCTGTGGCAAAAAGAACgtcaagaaagggaaaagatgaAAACTTGAAGAATCTAACTCTTCAATGCAATCGTGATGGAAAGGCAAGGGTGAAAGGAAGCAACCCGGTGAAACCACggccacaaacaaaaattgattgTCCGGCTCACCTTATTGTTGCTTCATATCCAAATGGAAAGTGGAGGTTAAACCTAGTTGTCTTGGAGCACAATCACGATCAAAGCTCGGAAAAGTGCAGGTTCTTCAAGAGTAATAGGGTAATTGATGAACATGTGAAAAGAAAGCTCATGTTGAATGATAAAACCGAGATTAAATTGCCCCAGACTTATGCCTCACTTTAGATTAAGGCGGGGGACCTGATAAGCTTCCATATGGTCAGAAGGATTGCCA
This region includes:
- the LOC131307880 gene encoding protein FAR1-RELATED SEQUENCE 4-like; the encoded protein is MPPPDGEIDFGRDVEEEEKEEEEEEEEVGSGDNEEEVLSGTNETTKNCKQRIEEPKVRMEFDTSNEAYVYYLRYAKQQGFSVAKRTSRKGKDENLKNLTLQCNRDGKARVKGSNPVKPRPQTKIDCPAHLIVASYPNGKWRLNLVVLEHNHDQSSEKCRFFKSNRVIDEHVKRKLMLNDKTEIKLPQTYASL